In one Notolabrus celidotus isolate fNotCel1 chromosome 1, fNotCel1.pri, whole genome shotgun sequence genomic region, the following are encoded:
- the cldn19 gene encoding claudin-19, protein MANSGLQLLGYFLALGGWIGIISTTALPQWKQSSYAGDAIITAVGLYEGLWMSCASQSTGQVQCKIFDSMLSLDFHIQTCRALMIVSVLMGFIGIIVSVVGMKCTKVGDNNPTTKTRIAVTGGVLFLLAGLCTLVSVSWYATQVSYQFFNPNTPPNARYEFGSALFVGWAAASLTVLGGSLLCCSCSKDDMRGQQYYRQSQPSTTREPNVKSTPPEKREQYL, encoded by the exons ATGGCCAACTCAGGTCTCCAGTTGTTGGGTTATTTTCTGGCATTGGGCGGCTGGATTGGCATCATCTCCACCACCGCCTTGCCTCAGTGGAAGCAGTCATCGTACGCCGGAGATGCCATCATCACGGCCGTGGGTCTGTACGAGGGTCTGTGGATGAGCTGTGCCTCGCAGAGTACAGGACAGGTGCAGTGCAAGATCTTTGACTCCATGCTCTCGCTGGACT TCCACATCCAGACATGCCGAGCCCTTATGATAGTGTCAGTACTGATGGGCTTTATCGGGATCATCGTCAGCGTGGTGGGCATGAAGTGCACTAAGGTGGGAGATAACAACCCTACTACTAAAACCCGCATTGCTGTCACTGGAGGGGTCCTCTTTCTACTCGCAG gaCTGTGCACACTGGTGTCTGTGTCCTGGTATGCCACTCAGGTGTCCTATCAGTTCTTCAACCCAAACACACCGCCTAATGCCAG GTATGAGTTCGGCTCAGCTCTGTTCGTAGGCTGGGCGGCAGCCAGTCTGACAGTCCTGGGCGGCTCCTTGCTGTGCTGCTCATGCTCTAAAGACGACATGCGAGGGCAACAATATTACCGCCAATCACAGCCTTCCACAACCAGGGA ACCAAATGTTAAAAGTACCCCACCAGAGAAAAGGGAGCAGTACTTGTAG